CGAAGGCAAGAAGATCCGCAGCGATGTCAAAGCGGGACGCGGCGGGCGCCGCTTCGACGATTAGTCCGCAACGCTGACATATCCTGCGACTAGACAAGTCCTGCGCACGCTTTGTTCCGGCCGAAACAGCCCGCTACTACCACGGCGCTCTCGCTGCCACCTAGTCTCATCAAAAATGATGAGAGAGGATCGATGTCGAGACGGCGTACGGCGCAAGAGCTGCTGATTGTTTTTGGACTAGGATGGTGCGGCGCAGTCCTGAGCACCACGATTGCATCGGCGCAGATGGCCTTGCCGTCGCCCAAGCCTGCCGACGGCGCGACCTTGTTCAAGCAGCAATGCGGCGTCTGCCATACGCTGAGCAGCGCCGAGCCGATGCGCCAGGGGCCGCCGCTCTCGAAGGTCGTCGGCCGCCGCGCCGGCTCCGTCGAAGGCTTCCGCTATTCGGCCGGCTTCGCGAAAGCTGATTTCACCTGGGACGAGACCAAGCTCGATGCCTGGCTGACCAACCCGCAAGAGCTGATCCCCGGCGCCGTGATGGCGTATCGCCAGGCCAAGCCCGACGTGCGCGCCGCGATCATCAACTACCTGAAGGACAATTGAGATGGCCAAACCCGTTCATTCCATGATCCGCGTGCTCGACGAGGCCAAGGCGCTCGACTTCTACAAGCGCGCCTTCGGCTTGGAGATCGCCGACAATCTGCGCTTCGACGGCTTCGCGCTGATCTATCTGCGCCATCCGTCGTCGCCCTTCGAGGTCGAGCTCACCGTCAACTACGACCGCAAGGAGCCGTATACGCTCGGTGACGGCTACGGCCATCTCGCTGTCGTGGTCGACGATCTCGATGCCGAGCATGCCCGTTTCGAGCGCGAGAACCTGGCACCAGGCCCGTTGCGCGATTTCAAGCACAATGGTGCGACACTCGCGCGCTTCTTCTTCGTCACAGATCCCGACGGCTACAAGATCGAGGTCATCCAGCGCGGCGGCCGCTTCGGATGAGCCGCTGACCACGAAAATACACCAAACAAAAAACCAACGGAGGATACCCATGAGAGAAGTCGATCGCCGCAACAAATACGACCGCCGCGTCTTTCTCAAGGGCGCGGCCTCGACCGTGCCGGCCGCAGCCGTGGCTTCCGCGACCGGCCTCGGCATTGCCGATGCCTGGGCGGAGGATGCCAAGGCGCTGACGCCGGCGACGCTGAAGACGCTGGTGAAGGTCGCGCGCGACATCTATCCGCACGACTTCCTCGCCGACCGCTACTACATCACCGCGGTCAAGCCGTGGGACGGTAAGGCCGCGGAGGATGCCGCCGTGAAGGCAATGATCAATGACGGCGTCGCCCGGCTCGACCAGGACGCGCGTGACCGCCACAAGGTGCCTTACGCCCAGGTGCCGTGGGAGGCCGACCGCGTCGCGCTGCTCCAGGGCATCGAGCAGACGACCTTCTTCAAGACGCTCCGCGGCGACCTCGTGGTGTCGCTCTACAATCAGAAGGAGCTCTGGCCGAAGTTCGGCTACGAGGGCTCCTCCGCCGAGCATGGCGGCTACATCAACCGTGGCTTCTCCGACATCGACTGGCTGCCGAAAGCCTGACGCCGGCGAACAACAGAAAACACGGAGGAAACCACCATGGCAAAATTCGATCAGAACGATTCGGGCGTGGTCGTGATCATCGGCTCGGGCGCCGGCGGCGGCACCCTGGGCAACGAGCTCGCGCAGAAAGGCATCAAGGTCGTGATCCTCGAGGCGGGCAATCGCTACGAGATTCCCGACTTCATCAACGACGAGTGGGAGAGCTTCACCCAGCTCGCCTGGACCGACATGCGCACGACATCCGGGACTTGGCGCGTGGCGAAGGACTTCGCCAACCTGCCGGCCTGGATCGTCAAGGCGGTCGGCGGCTCGACCGTGCACTGGGCGGGCGCCTCGCTGCGCTTCGATGAGCACGAGTTCAAGGCCCGCACCACCTATGGCGGCGTGCCCGGCACGAGCCTGTTGGACTGGCCGGTGACCTTGGCCGAAATGGAGCCGTGGTACGCCAAGGCCGAGTTCAAGATGGGCGTCACCCGCACCAACGACATTCCGGGCCTACCCGGCAACAACAATTTCAAGGTGCTCGAAGCCGGCGCCCGGAAGATCGGCTACAAGACCGTGCACACCGGCAACATGGCGATCAACTCGCAGCCGCGCGACGGCCGCGGCGCCTGCCAGCAGATCGGCTTCTGCTTCCAGGGCTGCAAGTCCGGTGCGAAATGGTCGACCCTGTACACCGAGATCCCGAAGGGCGAGGCTACCGGCAATCTCGAGGTGCGGCCCAACAGCATGGCGATCAAGATCGAGCATGACGCTTCGGGCAAGGTCACCGGCGTGGTCTATGCCGACGGCCAGGGCAAGATGCAGTTGCAGAAGGCCCGTATCGTCGCCGTCGCCGGCAACTCGATCGAGAGCCCACGGCTTCTGCTCAACAGCGCCTCGAACATGTTCCCGGATGGACTTGCCAACTCCTCCGGCCAGGTGGGGCGCAACTACATGCGGCACATGACCGGCAGCGTCTATGCGACGTTCGAGAACCCGGTGCACATGTATCGCGGGACCACCATGGCCGGCATCGTCCGCGACGAGGCGGCGTTCAATCCGAAGCGCGGCTTCGTCGGCGGCTACGAGATGGAGACGCTCTCGCTCGGCCTGCCGTTCATGGCCGCGTTCCTCAATCCCGGCGCCTGGGGCCGCAGCTTCACGGCGGCGATGGAGACCTATCCGCGCATGGCCGGCATGTGGCTGGTCGGCGAGGACATGCCGCAGGAGACCAACCGCATCACGCTCGATCCTGTCGCCAAGGACAAGTTCGGCATGCCGGTCGCCTCGGTGCATTTCGACGATCATCCCAACGACGTCGCGATGCGCGCCCACGCCTACAAGCAGGGCTCGGCGATCTACGAGGCGGTCGGCGCCACCGTGACCTACCCGACCACGCCCTACCCCTCGACGCACAATCTCGGCACCAACCGGATGAGCGAGAAGGCCAAGGACGGCGTCGTCAACAAGTTTGGCCAGACCCACGACGTCAAGAACCTGTTCGTCTCAGACGGCAGCCAGTTCACTACGGGGGCTGCGTGCAATCCGACACTCACCATCGTGGCGCTGGCGATCCGCCAGGCGGACTACATTGCTGGCGCGATGCAGAAGAAGGAGATTTGATTACCATCGGTATGGTGACGCAAAACTCTTGCGGCGATCTCGGTCAGCGCCTCCCCCGCTTGCGGGGGAGGTCGTATCGCATCGAAGATGCGATACGGGTGGGGGAA
This region of Bradyrhizobium sp. SZCCHNS1050 genomic DNA includes:
- a CDS encoding c-type cytochrome, with protein sequence MALPSPKPADGATLFKQQCGVCHTLSSAEPMRQGPPLSKVVGRRAGSVEGFRYSAGFAKADFTWDETKLDAWLTNPQELIPGAVMAYRQAKPDVRAAIINYLKDN
- a CDS encoding VOC family protein; protein product: MAKPVHSMIRVLDEAKALDFYKRAFGLEIADNLRFDGFALIYLRHPSSPFEVELTVNYDRKEPYTLGDGYGHLAVVVDDLDAEHARFERENLAPGPLRDFKHNGATLARFFFVTDPDGYKIEVIQRGGRFG
- a CDS encoding gluconate 2-dehydrogenase subunit 3 family protein, which codes for MREVDRRNKYDRRVFLKGAASTVPAAAVASATGLGIADAWAEDAKALTPATLKTLVKVARDIYPHDFLADRYYITAVKPWDGKAAEDAAVKAMINDGVARLDQDARDRHKVPYAQVPWEADRVALLQGIEQTTFFKTLRGDLVVSLYNQKELWPKFGYEGSSAEHGGYINRGFSDIDWLPKA
- a CDS encoding GMC family oxidoreductase — encoded protein: MAKFDQNDSGVVVIIGSGAGGGTLGNELAQKGIKVVILEAGNRYEIPDFINDEWESFTQLAWTDMRTTSGTWRVAKDFANLPAWIVKAVGGSTVHWAGASLRFDEHEFKARTTYGGVPGTSLLDWPVTLAEMEPWYAKAEFKMGVTRTNDIPGLPGNNNFKVLEAGARKIGYKTVHTGNMAINSQPRDGRGACQQIGFCFQGCKSGAKWSTLYTEIPKGEATGNLEVRPNSMAIKIEHDASGKVTGVVYADGQGKMQLQKARIVAVAGNSIESPRLLLNSASNMFPDGLANSSGQVGRNYMRHMTGSVYATFENPVHMYRGTTMAGIVRDEAAFNPKRGFVGGYEMETLSLGLPFMAAFLNPGAWGRSFTAAMETYPRMAGMWLVGEDMPQETNRITLDPVAKDKFGMPVASVHFDDHPNDVAMRAHAYKQGSAIYEAVGATVTYPTTPYPSTHNLGTNRMSEKAKDGVVNKFGQTHDVKNLFVSDGSQFTTGAACNPTLTIVALAIRQADYIAGAMQKKEI